The Melospiza georgiana isolate bMelGeo1 chromosome 1, bMelGeo1.pri, whole genome shotgun sequence genome contains the following window.
gaagaaaatatattctaaACTCAGCAGATTTGCAggtaaaaatattctttcaaaatacattccacaaagttaaaaattaaatctggattgcagattgcagaaaACTTTTAAGTTTCCCTTCCAGATTGTTTTAGATCCACTTCTGCAGCATAACCAAAAAGAATTTACCATACAGTGGAATTCTTTGCATACCAGGCAGCTTTTAATCCATAAGAGAGCACTTGAGTTAAATCTTGTGAGCTATGTGGGTTTTAAAAAACACttgatattattttaaaaatataacagatcaaatcatggaatcattaaggttggctaagacctttgagatcaccAAGCTAACCCAGCCCCATTGTCTTCATTattaaaccatgtcctcaaTGCCACTGCCACAAGTttttaacacttccagggatggggacttcATCATTTCCCTGGGAGAAGGTGCTAATTTTGAATGCATGGAGACAATGAACTGGAAACCAACTTTTCCTTATCCTGGCTGCTTCCCCATCCTCATATTTGGAAAGTCAGAACTACCGACTTCCTCGCTCACACACACGCTCTGATTTTAATTGGAATTTGGTTTGAATTATTACTTTTGCTGAGTGTTATTTCTCATTCTTATGGGGAAAAAACATCACTCTGGCCTTGTTCAACACCCTCTGGTTGTGTTCAGGGAGTCCttgtgcagcccagcagggtcAGACCCACCTGGATCTCCGGTCGTAGCTCCGAGATCGCCGGTAGCTGTCGCTCCTCTTGCTCCTGCTCCGACTCCTGCTGTAGTAACTGTCATAGGTGTAGGATCTGctttaaagggggaaaaataatacTGAATTCACAATTTCTGGTctaaaatgctgttttaaatGGTATTTATATAGAGATATGAGAGGATGTATAGGAATTACTGTCAAGGATGTGGCAAACAATTCTACGCTTTATAAAGGTTTCAACACAACAACAATTTTCAAAGTAACaataaaaatctcaaattttAATAGGAAGGACATAGTAAACCTTTATAAAGCTTTGTGCTGTCCCTCTTTTTCCTAGTAAAATTCTTCTTTGCTGATAATTCTGAAAGCAAGCCAAGTAATGTGTTCACTGCTATTTATAGCATTACCTACAACTGTAATGCCAGGACGGTTTGGTGATTTTCAACTTTTGAAAGTGTCTTGTGTTCATTTTGCTTTGATTCACGTTGTCATCATGATATTATAATAATAGTTTTAAGTACTAcagatccctggaagtgtccaaggccaggttggatggggcttggagcatcctgggataGGGGAGGGTGCCCCTTCCCATGGCAAGGGGTTGGATCATCTTTAAGGTGCTgtctaacccaaaccattctgggattctatgagATAAAAGTAAtcttaaaaagtatttttataaataaatatgtatttagaTATGCATTTGTATTACAGTATGTATAATAAAATAGGTAGTATGCACGATATGTAATAGTTTCATATGcaataattatataataaagtatattttaaagaaattaaataaaagtagACTTGTACTAAGATGATTTGATGGGCAGCACATTTCTTGCAGTTTGTATAAAAGGACAatctgatgcctcaggttttaacTTTTGTATTtctcagattctgtgctgctttagtgtgtgggtctgagctccacatcagggcatggtgagctctgtgcacagagcagggagacaaaacaattcctgctccagctgggcaccaaggacaaatgacccaaatctcagcccaagaacacaaacaccgtgggctggagagagaaaaacaagcagggtgggactgcctgggctaaagctggaatgggacaatgaactgcaaggtgcaaatggagcagaactgatcccagggagagaccccgggagcgctcgtgcattttggggccattttggttcatcttgggtgcagcccaaggtggatccatggagacttttaataaatccctgctttattctttagctctgtccagtctctgttctaggtcagccttcacaaggcatcaaaTCCATACCTGGACCGACTGTGGTGCCCATAGGAACTGCTCCTGGATCGGCTCCTGCTGTAGCTCCGGCTgacaaaatcaaaaccacagagGGGTTTTTAGTCAACAGAAACCAAAAGTGCTGAAGAGAgcagggggagagggggaaCAAGAGGAGGAGAAGACATCTGGCACAGTTTGCAGCTGGGTGAACTCACCTACGGCTCTTGTAGCTGTGGTAGGAACTGCTGCGGCTCCTGGAGCGATCCCGGCTGTACCAGCCCCGGCTCCGGCTCCTCGAGTAACTCCTGGACCTACAGCCAAGGACAGGAGAGAACACagctgaggagagcagcagaaaatgggaaCCAGAAGAAGTTATGAATCTTCAGCTTTTTAGCTAAATATTTATTCCACACTTGCTAGATGATATGGCCACTGAGTTaatccaagggctggagcccctctgctctggagccaggctgggagagctgggaatgttcccctggagaggagaagctccagggagagctcagagccccttccagggcctaaaggggctccagaagagctggagagggacttgagACAAGGGAtgaagggacaggacaagaggacacttcacacaggtgcccagagaagctgtggctgcccctgcatccctggaagtgtccaaggccaggctggaggggacttggagcaccctgggataatggaaggtgtccctgcccatggatggtgtttaaggtcccttccaacccaaaccactctgtttCTTCTATAACACAGGGctgtgaaaaaacaaaaaccacaaccTGAAAAGCATTCTTTGAGAACATAAGAACATTCAatctgccagggctggctgtgggagcagcacaTGCCTCTCACCTGTATGAATATGTAGAACTTCGGGATCGGCTTCTCGAGTGACTGTAGGATATGGACCTGGTTCTGTGTCTGGATTTAGACTCAGATTTGCTTCGTGACCTGCTGAGGCTCCTGGAAGGGCTGTTGTCATCTCTGCTCGGAGATTCCTCCTCACTGGAACTTTCTTGGTTCCTTGGCCGACGATTTAGCCGAGCTGTTTTCCTCACTTCATCAAAGAGAGACCCAGGCCttactttattttttgcttttatttcaattCTTAAACCTGCTGGTTTAGGCTCTGGTGCTGATGCTACATTTTTAACCTCTGTGGTCATACTGATTGTTGCTGGTTTTAAGTTACCGGCACCTTGCAAAGGCTTCCATTTATTGTCTATCATATTGCTTGGGgtattttcagaaatttcactttttaaactACAGTCTTTAGCACCAGACGCAGGGGCAAAGTTATTTTCTTGCCTTcccacttctttttcttctttaatattAGTAAAGTCTCTTAAGTTGTTTTCCAGTTTGACAGCATCTTGCTCAGGGGTGTCAACCTCTAACTCTTTTTTTACACCAGCACTTAAAGGTTTAGCAGTGAGAATGACAGGAGACAAAACATCCACATCCACCTTCCCCGGCGAGTTACGATCCGGAGTACAAATCTCCATGTTGTCATCTGTCTGAATGACATCTTCCAGCCCATTCTGGTTATTTTCTTCAGCTTGTTTAATCTCACTCTTGCAGGCAGCCACGTTTATTCCTGAGTTTAAAATACCAGTTGAAGTGCTTGTTTCAATGAACTCTTTATTAAGGTTGCTGCGATCTGGCGAGGCCCCACATGTGGTGTTTTTATCTAAAAGGTTTTCATTCACACACGACTTTTCACCATTTCCCATTTTATCTGTGAGTATTTCATCCTTTTCATAAACTTGTTTTTTATCCTTTATGTCCCTGCTAagctccttttcttttttatcatcCTTGGTAACCGGCTTTTCATTTATCTCATCATCCTCTTCTTCCCCAAACTCAAGGGGGGGCTGCCAATGAaacacttcttttcttttctggactttgtgttttttctcctttttaccTTTcgatttttcttttgcttttttggaatgtgattttttAGGAGTCTTTTTCAACCCAtgtttgtgttttttcaacTTGCCTCGAGTGTCTGCTGAGCTGGAAAAAGAACTCTCAGACTCAGAAGATGACAACTGTTTGCTTGTCTTCCACGTGCAGTCAGAACCCAAAAAGCCCTCTGAGGAATTGGATTGTTTTTTTATCCTTTTGGTAACACTAAGCTCTGTGTCAGACCCTGAGGTGGCCTCTCCTTCTTCTTTCCCAGAGGAGGGTCTGGAATCCCCCCTGTTATGCTTTGCCTCTCCTCTTTCAGAGTTGGATTCCGAGTCCCATTTGCTACCTGAGTAGGATTTGCGTTTTGTTTTTGCACCACCTCTGGGCGGCTCCAAGCATTTCTCCTTAGCTGCTTTCTTTTTGGAGTGATCACAATCCCGCTCACCCTTGcctttctcctcccctctctcACAACTTAAGCtatttttatcctgtttttcaGCATCCCCTTCTAAAGGAAagcagctttctttttcttggaccGCTTTGGCTTTGGCAGAGCGCTCGCTGTCGGAGGACAAGTCTGAGGATGACAAACTGTCACTCTCCTTCAACCCTTGGGAAGACTCATCGTAGTCCTTTGGATGCTTGTAAGGCAAAGTGCTATCAGAGCTCGTTTCCTGCCTCAGTTTGAGGCCCCGAGCTTTGGGATCGCTGGATGTGGATTTCCTTTTGCTCCTGTGCCTGTCCTCATCGCTGAGGGAATAGTCAGACGTGGACTCGCTGTACCCCGACCTGTCACTGTGGTATTTACTGGGGGACGGTGACCTGCCAGAGGAAGGAGATTTTGTCCTGGAGCTCGATGGGCTTCTAGACCTTGAGTAAGATCTTGAGTAGGAGCGGCTTCGAGAGGATCTGCTCCTGGACCTGGGCCAGCTCTCCGAGCTCCTGTCGCTGCGGCCTTTGGAATAAGCGCTCCGCTCGCTCTCggagctcctctcctgcttgCGGTAGGAGGAAGAAGTGTTGGCCTCCTTAACCACCACTAAATTGTAATTAGTTTGGGTGGGAATTAAGTGGGTTGTTTTAGCTTTCATCTCCTGAATTCGCTCATACGATGGTTTCCAAGGTTTCTGCCCAGGTTTCCACCTTGAAGGTGGGGGACTGTCACTTAAGGGTATGACAGGGAGGTTTTCTGGGACAACTGGTGGCACGATAACTTTGTCACTGGGCAGGATCACTGCTCGGACAGGCTCAGCAGTCTTGGTCAGCTTAGTGTCATTTAACCGTGCTGAAATATTCCGTGGAGAACTGGGAACAGTCTTTTGCTGCCTGGGGTTAGAACTTGACCGCGACCTACTTGGAGATCGTGATGATTTAGAGGCTGATCTTGATCTAGAACTTCTTCTGGAGTAAGACCTTGATTTAGATCTAGACCTGGATCTGGACCTGTAGTATGATCGAGACCCTCTGCTTGATAAAGATGACAAGCTCTGGTCTTCCCTATCAGATTTAGACCAGTCCCTCCTGGATGAGCGCCTGGAAGACAATGAGGAAGAACGAGATTTCCTCTCACGGTCACAAGATGATTTTGTCCTCCTGTGGAAGGAATGAGAGGATTCTACATCTGATGaggctgatgttttctttttctttgtttgcttgtgCTTCTTGAAATGTTTCTGctttttagatttctttttatgcttcaccttcttcttctctttcctgtGCTTCTTGTGATGGCTGGAGTATCTCACAGTGCTCAGATCAGCAAAACCGTTATGGGACCAAGACCTGGATCTCCGGGATGCACTTCTCTCATCCCATCTGCTGCTACAGGGGTCACTCAGCctggaaagcaaacaaagaaacccCAGACTAAAGCAAaagctttaaaaacatttatctaaattaagtatttttaaactttattttaaataagtttACATAAACCCTAGCACACATTTTGTTACCACAGAATTGCTTTGAGTTCCTTACACTCGTTCCAAGATGTAGAATTGCATCACTATTAAGAGCTACTTCTCCCCAAGAAATAAATCAACTAACACAAGCAAGTTTTGCATATTTTAGGACCTATGTAAAGAGATTTAAATTACCTCAGTCTGCAGGACTTTGACCTCTACAAAACAGGATCCTAAAACCATATTTAAATACAAGTTTTAAAACATCTCAGTACATAAAAAAGaataatctgaaatattttcaattatgCACTACtagttatatataatatttttaagttttccatTAAAGATTGATCTCCTGCAATTTGATAGAAGCTTATATTTTGTATCAAGCCATCAGGAATTCTGGAGAGCTGACTTCCATCCATCACACAGTTTGTAACTGCTGAAAGAACATACAACTAAAACAATAAAGGCTTAGTGGATTTGATTGTTTTACTCCAAAGAAACTGTGTAATCCACATTGAGGAGAAGGAAATCACTGAATccttaaggttggaaaagatctttaagatcACCAACTCCCACCACCTGGTTCAGCACTAAACCATGTTGtcaggtgccacatccatgtTTTCTGAGCAATTCCAGGGGTGGTGACGCCACACTTCCCTGGGTAGCgtattttttctgtgaaaaaaaaaccatttcctAATGTCTAAACTACCCCTGGCACAATCTGaggctgtttgtgctgctgtggttACATCTACACAACCAACAAGGCCTTCCCAAAGGCAGGACATCTCCGAGCTGTGGGGGTGAGGCTCTCACTTGTCTCCTTTGCTCCACTTCTCGCCGCTGGGGGCTCGGTACGTCCGCAGCCTCTGCATCTCCTCCTTCCAGTGCGGAGGGGTCTCGCTGCTCTCCTCATCGTCCGACTCGGAGCAGGAGCGCGACCGCGGCGGGGTGTGATAGCGCTGGGacagcaaacacacacagcaaggCTTTCTTACAAAACTCCTGCACCTTTTGTACTTTTTATATAGACTTCTAAGCCTGAGAGaggccagcagctcagccagcttTTGGAAATGTGGAAGGAAGAATCAAGGAGGAGGCCGTGGATTCCCTTTCGGAATAACGCGATTATTGCAGATAACCACGCTCGTTTTTAAAGCACAGGTGTTGCACTTCAGGCATTCTTCATGGTTTGTAGGAGCAAAGACAAGCCCCATTTCAAAAGTTACTGCTGTTCAACTCTTCAGAATGGGAATCActttaaagcaattaaaaaaataaaaaactgaacacaaaaaaaaccccccaaaactcTTTCACAAAAAAGAGCAATGAAgcttcacattaaaaaaattatgcttaGGCAGAGAATTTAAGTAGGCAACAAGCTACTTGTGCAGCAGAGAAAGAAGAACTCTGCTACTGCTAACTCATTATTTTCCATTACCCAGTGGGATACACACTTAGGTAAATTCTGTGAGGAAATCAGATCCTCCTTGACTCAATAAAAGCACATCTGGGTTTGACTCAATTATTTTGAGCCACttataaaagcaataaaatgagtgaaaaaaaagcattgtcccagaataaaattacaaagatgcatgtatttatttatcCAGGTAATTACAGAAGGTTTTAAAACATCcttcttttataaaaaaaacaaaatcaagatAACCTGAGCTTCCCTATTGTTTCAGCTGAAGCCATGACTGAATCAAAACCAGCTTTTACAGAAGAATGGCCTAAAAGATTGCAGGGTGTCATGGACCTCCCTAATTCTCACATTTTATACTCTGGAGTCTCATGGAACCTACAAACAAGGATTTTGAAAAATATCACACCTGGACAGAAGCTGTGCTAATAAAGGCTATAAGAGGtggaagaaaaatgtgtttctgcAACTGCCAGCCCTAAATGACACCTTTTTCATTCTTAATTTTGCTAAGAGGGTGCcaaaatgatggaaaaaaaaaaaaaaaagaagacagaaacccccaaaatctgTCAGAAGCCAATTCTACTCTgccttaaattatttttccccaagtCTTTATTTACATAAGTATTCCCAAACATTCCATTTAGGCATTTTTTTTGTCCAAACAATCTTTAAGTTAAAAGAAGTCACAGGAAGGATGGAAAAGAAGTGTTATAAAATCAACTACCTGACAGGATTTCAGTGCTTTCTAAACTGGATACTACAACATGTAAACAAACTGTCACACAAAGCCCTCCAGGGAAATTCAAAGCTCAAAGTCAGGGGTGTTACTCTGGGTgagaggaaataaagaaataaataaaattgtcaCATACTATTGTGCctcttcctttaatttttcGTCCCGATTTAGAGACTGATGGTTTCTGGTCAGTCAGAACTGGTGCAGCATCAAGAAGCTTcctaaataaattaataaagtaTGAAGTTACACAGCAAAAAACACAATTAACTTACAATTAGTTTAagttaaaaatgagaaatattcaTCATTGTATTCATTTTCAGACAGAattcagtggggtttttttgcaagagAGTTCTGCAACAAAAGGCAAATCAACATGTATTTGTTTTCAATCAAATGTGCAGCCTGATCTCTTGACACAGAAATTAATGTTAACAATGAACTTGCAAAACACTGTCACAAGAGGTTAACTTGTGTTTGGGGCACAAATCCTGAACACAACATGGGCAGATGAGTTTCAGGATCTCAGTTCAGGATAGTTCACTGATTCTAAAGCTTTGCTTCTTTCAGCCTGTGTAATATTCCCAAAAATAGTGAGGAAATCTTTGGGAATGTGAGTGATGTTCCAAGGAAAGACTTACAGGAGACTGTACCATTAAGGAAATATAAAACCCAAcaccaaacaaacccaacacTGATTTTAGAGCTAATTAGAGTAATGGATTAGCTCAGCTAATCAAATGCAATTAAATTTGACAGTGGAGGTACAAAAACACATTGAAAGCATCTCATGAACTTGTGACTTCCTTTGTAGCAAAAGAAGAGCTTTTTCTCTAATTCTCAAACACTGCTAAAGTCATGAAATTCCAGGGGATTGATTCTGAACCAAAGTTTCTTCATCAGTctaagaaagatgaaaaatcaCCTCTCCCAATCCCAAGTCTCCCTTGCAATCAAGTATTTCCTGTGGTTTGCATTGCATGATTGCTTCTGAAGTTAATcattaattgtttttaattgaGTTTAACACCCTTAAAGACCAAAGAAATCATCTTGAGATCTCACTAGCACAGGtcacaaggaaaagaaactgtGAAAAGGCCAATGAAATGACCACATGCAGCAATTCTGACACTGCAGTCAGCAGCACCAGCAAGAGAACGTTAACAGGAATATTTCATGCACAGATTTCAGCAAGTCAGAATAAAAAGCTCAGAGTTCCTTACGGTTCAGGCTCTACATTGACAACAGGCACATCTCTTCTGAgcaaaaatctattttcaggCACTGGGGGGATTTCCTCAGGACGTACCACGGGCTTGTCCCGCTTGGTGCTAAGGTCGACTTTGTCTGCGCCATCGCTCTTGTCAGAAAGGCTGCTGAGGGAAAGAGCAGGGTGAGAAATCACAGTTAGCTGGGAAATCCCTTGGCCAACTGGGTTCCAAGAGAAGATGCATCAAACTTAGAGTTGGCTTAACAGCCAAGATGTGTTCCACAACCCATTTTAGGCTAAAGGGAGGATGGGCCATTATTACTGGAGAGAAAGTTCAGTTCTTGCTTTACAGCAAGtgattctgcttttcatttacAACTTGTTGAGAAATACTTCTAAAATATAATCAAATATATGTCCAAAGTTCTGCAGTTTGCCTAAAGTCTCACTTTTACACAGGTGTGCTGAGCCCTGTGGAATTTAGTAATTTCAACATCACTCTTGCTTTTATCTACAAAGATCTTCAATTTAATAGAAAACTCAACAAGCTCAactttagggttttttgtttgtttataaaATCATGcaccaaaccccaaactttAAAGCATTTTCATATTTACTGCTTGAGCACTTcatgaaaacaaagcagaattGCCCAGATTTTACTGCAATTGTTAGATTTTAGAGACCAGTCACCGTCTTTGGCTTGAGGTTCGCTTGCACCTTGGAtcctccttcttcctctcctccttccttcgTTTCCTGGACTGTTTGGTTTTAgctcttcttttcctctttttcctcctgctcctttcaTTCTCAGCCTCGCTCTCCGAGGAGGATTCTGAAGAGCTGGATGCACTGGAAGAGGACTCTGAGGCTTCTGAGTCAGAGCaaactttcttcttcttctccaaaGCTTGAACAGATATTTTCAATTGACACTGTgacatgtgtgtgcatgtaaaAGCACAAAGCACATCATTTTACAGATGTATAAATACACAAATGGGCCATTCTAGAAAAGCTCTGAACTTTTTAACAATAtcaaagaatcacaaaatcatctGATTGTGCCCAGACTAAATCCACGTTGGTATTATACAAATATTTTCCAGCAAATACAGAATACACAGATAAGCAAAGACCacttacagtaaaaaaaaattaggtacTTTTAGAAACAATGCACAGGTTGCAAATCAAAGATTAAGAATAAATTAGTTGCTGGCCCAGttgtgtattttttattttcaaaactttgttatttcctcttttctgtATCCTCACACTTTTACACTAGAGCTCCCCTTGACTTTCTCTAAAGGAGATAAATTACCACCTTATCCAAGGGAAAATCAGAAATTAGGTAGAAAATGCAAACTTTCACAGAGACTGTCCAATCATATATTTAACATAATTTATTCTCTATGAATcttcatgaaaagaaaaataagcttGACCACATATATTGCATATACTGACTTCATAGTCTTAAAATAAACCTTTGGAAAGTGCACAAAATTCAACTTTAGAAAAGTGCATTTGTGTCTCCCTCTTTCAAAAAAACAGAGAATTAATTTTTGATTCCTTTTTCAGTTTGTCGTGTCAACCTCTAACATGAGCAGGGGACAAATGTTGagggcagaattttttttttttttgctgtgctttCCTCTCCTACACCAAGATTTACATTTTACAGGCTTACAAGAATTAATTAAGATTCTATATGTCCACCATAATGATTTTTAGCTGTTGGTGGAATTGTACTCTGAGAACATGAGTGTTGGATTAAGCCCTTTTCTGACCCACTCATTTCTGTTTAAACTTCTGATCCATCATCAGAATGTATTTTTCAATTCTCAGTGATTACAGTCCCTCCTGTTCCGATGGAAATCCCCAAGCTCCCAGGGTCACACTGGTACAATTATATTGATTAAACTCCAGCAGACCTTGAGTTCTTCAAGAACTGAAGCCACCCTGAGACCCACAGAACAACAGGAACTCTGTCACTGGGAAGCTCCCACACCTTCTgggtgatttctcatgggcagctcctcacagcactgactgctCCTTCCTCACAGCAAAGCCAACAGACCCCAGCTCCCTTCTCAACCAGCTGACccctcttttatagcactcaagctcactggacacagctggggcctgttaagggcagggctggtctcaatctttggtgattggcacagctgcagctcctcaggggccAGATCACCTTCTGCAccatctttgttttctttctatcCCACACAGTCATTCAGCAggttctgcagcacagcaaggagagATCAGCAACAGCTCCTGGGAGGGGGGATGTTGGATTAAGCCCTTTCCTGACCCACAGctggggcaactgagaggtgctttaaaaacttttattccattttcagtctcatgtgaagggtgagacaatacagatgttatcaTTTATGTTATTATAATTAGAAGCTAACTATTATTTAATTATAATACATGATAAGTGTTTCTTGGCCTATCAGCTTTAGCCACACCATGCTGTAAATGCCTTAAAGCCAATCATCTAAAATTACCCCTCGTGGGTCTcactacaatgcatctttcacagTTCTATTTCTCCAAAGTATCCAGTCTTATTTGCAAGGTTATCTTTTGAAACttgttccatttctctctcagcaatgtctgtccaTTCCATGACATTTCCAAGTCCGCGTTTCTCATCTCAAAGTTTGCACGTGGATGCGCACACTGGGTGAGCCTTCTGTCAGGCTTGGAGAATTCCCTCCAAATCCATTTCCTGCACATGAACATCACTAATTTGGGAAGGttgaattaaaattaatgaataaTTCTGGGGACTCACCATCCCTGGCTGAGCTGGTGAGCAGCACCCCGCAGTCAATGACTCGCACATCTGCGTAGGGCCTGCTGGCCGTGTCGGTTTTGAGATTTTCTATCTGTTCTATGACCTCAAACCCAGAAATGACCAGCCCAAAGACAACGTGCACACTGCAGAAAGGAATTGTTTACAAAGTACAAAACAGCTATGAATCATTGTGGTGATTTTCCAATtaatttcacatttaaaaagTCAGTCTGATGTAGAACACTGAGCTCTTAATGCATTAAggtttttttatggttttaagTCGAACATTGACAACCATGCTAAGATTTTATGCAATGTGAAACAAAGATCCACTCTGACATCAAGTACTTCCCTCAAACTGAAGCAGTCTCATCTCCTCAACAAGAGCAGGGTAAACAGATGAAAATTCCTAACCCACCCTTCTATTTTCGCAGTTTTGTGCAACAGAGATCAAGAGCCCATCCATAAACATGACAGAACTCCTCCCCAGAGAAGCAGAATTTATAGATCTCCACAAACCCAGGATACAATTCCCCCCTGGCATTGCAGGGACAGTTAAAATAAAGGAatctttggttttgttctgtggTACCACATTTCTCTTCCTGTCTTCCATTTGCCCCATAAATTTTAGGGATAAAAACAAGCCCCAAAAGAGATGACTGCTCAAATATATTAAGTTTGGCAATTCAAGTCCCAAATTTATGGGCTGAGGGCAGCGAGcagttttaaagaaataatcCTAGGATTTAAGACAATTCAAGTTTTTGTCCAGCTTTAGGAAATAAGTTGTGACTTGAAATTTTTATAGAACTgaaacttttgttttccatctcaTCCCATTGTATAATTTCCGCAGAGTTAAGGATTTGTTTCCCCATTGTTGTCTACTTTCAATATAACCCTTTCAATATAACTTCAGCAATCATTTGAGAAATATGAAAGGATTCTTACCCATCGAGATGAGGAGCAGGTTTTGTTGTTCTGTTGGACAAACAGCAAGATGGGAAGAtggtaaaataaaagaaaatcagggATTCAGATGAAGTAAAAGAGGAGaatgacacagaaaaaaaaaaaaaaaaagaggtgaaggtaagacaaaaatagtgaaaaaacacaGTTAAATATATGGAATtaacaaattaaaattacagATTATACACACAGGCTTTCTTAAACTTTTACATGGTGTTTGTTTGAAGTTTAGCTAAGTGTGCATATTGAAAGCTGTACCAAGTATCATTTCATGCATGCAGTAAACAATTTCCAAGTGTctttaaatacacatttaatGTAACTTTATGATTTTTAATCACAG
Protein-coding sequences here:
- the NKTR gene encoding NK-tumor recognition protein isoform X1, coding for MGVQDRPQCFFEIEINREPVGRIMFQLFSDICPKTCKNFLCLCSGEKGIGKTTGKKLCYKGTTFHRVVKNFMIQGGDFSEGNGKGGESIYGGYFKDENFILKHDRAFLLSMANRGKHTNGSQFFITTKPAPHLDGVHVVFGLVISGFEVIEQIENLKTDTASRPYADVRVIDCGVLLTSSARDALEKKKKVCSDSEASESSSSASSSSESSSESEAENERSRRKKRKRRAKTKQSRKRRKEERKKEDPRCKRTSSQRRSLSDKSDGADKVDLSTKRDKPVVRPEEIPPVPENRFLLRRDVPVVNVEPEPKLLDAAPVLTDQKPSVSKSGRKIKGRGTIRYHTPPRSRSCSESDDEESSETPPHWKEEMQRLRTYRAPSGEKWSKGDKLSDPCSSRWDERSASRRSRSWSHNGFADLSTVRYSSHHKKHRKEKKKVKHKKKSKKQKHFKKHKQTKKKKTSASSDVESSHSFHRRTKSSCDRERKSRSSSLSSRRSSRRDWSKSDREDQSLSSLSSRGSRSYYRSRSRSRSKSRSYSRRSSRSRSASKSSRSPSRSRSSSNPRQQKTVPSSPRNISARLNDTKLTKTAEPVRAVILPSDKVIVPPVVPENLPVIPLSDSPPPSRWKPGQKPWKPSYERIQEMKAKTTHLIPTQTNYNLVVVKEANTSSSYRKQERSSESERSAYSKGRSDRSSESWPRSRSRSSRSRSYSRSYSRSRSPSSSRTKSPSSGRSPSPSKYHSDRSGYSESTSDYSLSDEDRHRSKRKSTSSDPKARGLKLRQETSSDSTLPYKHPKDYDESSQGLKESDSLSSSDLSSDSERSAKAKAVQEKESCFPLEGDAEKQDKNSLSCERGEEKGKGERDCDHSKKKAAKEKCLEPPRGGAKTKRKSYSGSKWDSESNSERGEAKHNRGDSRPSSGKEEGEATSGSDTELSVTKRIKKQSNSSEGFLGSDCTWKTSKQLSSSESESSFSSSADTRGKLKKHKHGLKKTPKKSHSKKAKEKSKGKKEKKHKVQKRKEVFHWQPPLEFGEEEDDEINEKPVTKDDKKEKELSRDIKDKKQVYEKDEILTDKMGNGEKSCVNENLLDKNTTCGASPDRSNLNKEFIETSTSTGILNSGINVAACKSEIKQAEENNQNGLEDVIQTDDNMEICTPDRNSPGKVDVDVLSPVILTAKPLSAGVKKELEVDTPEQDAVKLENNLRDFTNIKEEKEVGRQENNFAPASGAKDCSLKSEISENTPSNMIDNKWKPLQGAGNLKPATISMTTEVKNVASAPEPKPAGLRIEIKAKNKVRPGSLFDEVRKTARLNRRPRNQESSSEEESPSRDDNSPSRSLSRSRSKSESKSRHRTRSISYSHSRSRSRSSTYSYRSRSYSRSRSRGWYSRDRSRSRSSSYHSYKSRSRSYSRSRSRSSSYGHHSRSSRSYTYDSYYSRSRSRSKRSDSYRRSRSYDRRSRSYGSDSDSDRSYSNNRSPSESSRYS